In Chitinophagales bacterium, a single genomic region encodes these proteins:
- a CDS encoding CHASE3 domain-containing protein translates to MISTLKVKIRSGYAMAFFLLVLSYFLILGSTRRLHQQTSWVSSSHMALLNLERFYSHILSAEAGARGYLLTRNVIFLKPYRESLSRLPGLNRGLLDYFEMDSVQGALMHNIHGMTTRRLDHLRQAILLYQRSGYKVTKELIAEKLESMLLMDSIHKSIEQLTSIEYAHMLDRRHRLSGYFSGTRTITLVSLITAVIAILYSVITYNRENHAKSEADQKAQQYEADLKRNINELQEMNHELSELRSNEKFASTGRIARTIAHEVRNPLTNISLAAEQLQEDIGKSQESSLLLDMIVRNSERINQLVSDLLYATRFVQLNMQRTNVNELLDEALAMAGDRIDLRSIQVVKNYSPMACSVLVDADKIKLAFLNIIVNAIEAMEKNRGILRLKTEKIDKRCIVEIADNGTGMDTDTLQKLFEPYFTVKPQGNGLGLTNSQNIILSHKGNIKVISRLGEGSVFQIFLHLDDG, encoded by the coding sequence ATGATATCCACATTAAAAGTGAAGATTCGATCAGGCTATGCTATGGCCTTTTTTCTCCTCGTATTATCCTATTTCTTGATACTGGGGTCAACCCGTCGTTTGCACCAGCAAACCTCCTGGGTATCCAGCAGCCATATGGCACTTCTCAACCTGGAACGATTCTATTCTCATATTTTATCTGCTGAAGCGGGGGCCAGGGGCTATCTGCTCACCCGGAATGTGATTTTCCTTAAACCTTACCGTGAATCGCTGTCGAGATTGCCTGGGTTAAACAGAGGGTTGCTTGATTATTTTGAAATGGATTCCGTACAAGGGGCGTTGATGCATAATATCCATGGTATGACCACCCGGCGACTTGATCACCTGCGTCAGGCCATTTTGCTGTATCAGCGTTCGGGTTACAAAGTCACAAAAGAGTTGATCGCAGAGAAATTGGAATCCATGTTGTTGATGGATAGCATTCACAAATCAATTGAGCAGCTTACTTCTATTGAATACGCTCATATGTTGGATCGACGTCACCGACTTTCCGGATATTTTAGCGGCACCCGGACCATCACTCTGGTTTCGCTGATCACGGCAGTTATTGCCATCCTTTATTCCGTAATTACCTACAACAGAGAGAATCATGCAAAAAGTGAGGCTGACCAAAAGGCCCAGCAATACGAGGCTGATCTGAAAAGGAACATAAACGAACTTCAGGAGATGAACCACGAATTATCGGAGTTACGGAGCAATGAGAAATTTGCCTCTACCGGCCGGATTGCCCGGACCATTGCCCATGAAGTGCGTAATCCATTGACCAATATCTCCCTGGCCGCTGAGCAGTTGCAGGAAGACATCGGTAAAAGTCAGGAGTCTTCCTTGCTGTTGGATATGATCGTTCGAAATTCAGAGCGGATCAACCAACTGGTTTCTGATTTGTTGTATGCTACCCGGTTTGTTCAATTAAATATGCAGCGGACCAATGTAAACGAGTTGCTGGACGAGGCTTTGGCCATGGCCGGTGACAGGATTGACCTGCGATCTATTCAGGTTGTAAAAAATTATTCACCCATGGCCTGCAGTGTGCTGGTGGATGCCGACAAGATCAAACTTGCTTTTTTGAACATCATTGTGAATGCCATTGAAGCCATGGAGAAGAACAGAGGCATACTTCGCCTGAAAACAGAAAAAATTGACAAACGGTGTATTGTGGAAATTGCAGATAATGGAACGGGGATGGATACAGATACGCTCCAAAAATTATTTGAACCCTATTTTACGGTTAAGCCTCAGGGTAATGGGCTTGGGCTTACAAATTCACAGAATATCATTCTTAGCCATAAAGGAAATATAAAAGTAATTAGTCGGCTGGGCGAAGGATCTGTTTTTCAGATATTTCTGCATTTGGACGATGGATGA
- a CDS encoding response regulator produces MGAILRQKNIHSVFARNLGEAEKLILSPATYCIIFLDNHLPDGLGTGLVEKIRKYQPATNLIMITAHDTSADRKMAERIGIEQFIGKPFTRDTILRTIEKMY; encoded by the coding sequence TTGGGTGCCATCTTAAGGCAAAAGAATATTCATTCGGTATTTGCCCGAAATCTGGGAGAAGCCGAAAAATTGATTCTTTCTCCCGCCACCTATTGCATAATATTTCTTGACAACCATCTGCCCGATGGCCTGGGCACTGGTCTGGTTGAAAAAATCAGAAAATATCAACCCGCTACAAATCTGATCATGATCACTGCACATGATACTTCAGCAGACCGAAAAATGGCAGAGCGTATTGGGATCGAGCAATTTATCGGTAAGCCATTTACCAGGGATACCATTCTACGTACCATTGAAAAGATGTATTAA
- a CDS encoding sigma-54-dependent Fis family transcriptional regulator: MSKKILIIDDDADLCLLLVRFLEKHDFEIRTAYSGNKGLALFQAERFDAVICDYRLGDMDGCKLVSGLKEHDPDAAILMITGYSNVKVAVEVIKMGAFDYLTKPLIQDEVLEKLGQLIGDHTNGRDTLVKSQTEKRRSAEASTGKFFQGKSRAAQKLQKEVELVAGTNYSVILYGESGTGKEVMARTIHDHSPRAGKPFVPLDCGTLSRELAGSELFGHVKGAFTGALFDKAGHFELADGGTLFLDEIGNLPLDVQAVLLRVIQERKFKRIGGNKLQEVDVRIIVASNEILKEACSRGRFREDLYHRFNEFSISIPPLRERKDDIEPLAYYFLDECCSDTEKEIPGFSQEVLDFFHTYPWPGNIREFRNVVRRTVLLTPSGDFIQLAALPVEMRNGQSSNLPPSLDKELSNNGNGAGELLSTVVSRAEFELITEVLRQVNFNKKKAAEILKIDRKTLYNKLRHFESLDMRIQ; encoded by the coding sequence ATGTCCAAGAAAATACTCATTATTGATGATGATGCAGATCTTTGTCTATTATTGGTTCGTTTTCTGGAGAAACATGATTTTGAGATCCGAACAGCTTATTCTGGAAATAAGGGGTTGGCTCTTTTTCAGGCTGAACGATTTGATGCAGTGATTTGTGATTATCGGTTGGGAGATATGGATGGTTGTAAACTGGTTTCCGGGCTTAAGGAGCACGATCCCGATGCCGCCATATTAATGATCACCGGATATTCAAATGTGAAAGTTGCTGTGGAAGTGATCAAGATGGGGGCATTTGATTATCTGACCAAACCACTCATTCAGGATGAGGTATTAGAGAAACTGGGTCAATTGATAGGGGATCATACAAATGGCCGGGATACACTGGTAAAATCTCAAACCGAAAAACGAAGGTCGGCGGAGGCTTCAACGGGCAAATTTTTTCAGGGCAAATCAAGGGCTGCACAGAAACTGCAAAAGGAAGTGGAATTGGTGGCCGGAACTAATTACAGTGTTATACTTTATGGGGAAAGTGGCACCGGAAAAGAGGTGATGGCCCGAACCATACATGATCATAGTCCAAGAGCGGGTAAACCTTTTGTTCCACTTGATTGCGGTACCCTTTCGCGGGAGCTTGCCGGAAGTGAATTGTTTGGCCATGTAAAAGGCGCATTTACTGGAGCCTTATTTGACAAGGCGGGGCATTTTGAGCTGGCAGATGGAGGAACCTTATTTCTGGATGAGATCGGCAACCTCCCGCTGGATGTACAAGCCGTTCTGTTGCGTGTAATCCAGGAGCGAAAGTTTAAACGCATAGGCGGAAACAAACTTCAGGAGGTGGATGTTCGAATCATTGTCGCCTCCAATGAGATATTGAAAGAGGCTTGCAGTCGGGGAAGGTTCAGGGAAGACCTGTATCACCGGTTTAACGAGTTTTCGATTTCCATTCCACCTCTCCGCGAACGCAAGGACGATATTGAACCACTGGCATATTACTTTCTTGATGAGTGCTGTTCCGATACGGAGAAAGAAATTCCGGGTTTTTCCCAGGAGGTATTGGATTTTTTCCATACCTACCCATGGCCGGGGAATATCCGGGAATTTAGAAATGTAGTGCGGCGAACTGTTCTGCTTACCCCGTCGGGTGATTTCATCCAATTGGCAGCACTGCCTGTTGAAATGCGAAATGGACAGAGTTCTAACCTGCCTCCGTCTTTGGACAAGGAGTTGTCTAATAACGGCAACGGGGCCGGTGAACTGTTAAGCACGGTAGTATCAAGGGCAGAGTTTGAGTTGATCACAGAGGTTCTCCGGCAGGTAAATTTCAATAAAAAGAAGGCAGCAGAGATACTGAAGATAGACCGCAAAACACTTTACAATAAATTAAGACATTTTGAATCCCTCGATATGCGGATTCAATAG
- a CDS encoding ferritin-like domain-containing protein — MAPKKSTNNSTTNKGKEDTPLLEKFFLDQLKDIYYVEQQLLKALPEMGKACTTEELEDAFEQHLQQTKRHVKRLDKVFQLIGSTASAKKCEAIDGLITEARQIIRETKEGSMTRDAALIIAAQKVEHYEIASYGGLVQLALTMDLYRAADLLEKTLQEEDQTDKELTDIAESHINVKAEQEGAYSWEKHSEVEEDVYS, encoded by the coding sequence ATGGCACCCAAAAAAAGTACGAACAATAGCACAACCAATAAAGGCAAGGAGGACACACCCCTGCTGGAGAAATTCTTTCTGGATCAGCTCAAGGATATTTATTATGTGGAGCAACAACTCCTGAAGGCACTTCCGGAAATGGGTAAAGCCTGTACCACTGAAGAACTTGAAGATGCCTTTGAACAGCACCTCCAGCAAACCAAACGACATGTAAAAAGATTGGACAAGGTCTTTCAACTTATTGGAAGCACTGCTTCAGCAAAAAAATGTGAAGCCATTGACGGATTGATCACCGAAGCCCGCCAGATCATCCGGGAAACCAAAGAAGGGAGCATGACACGCGATGCGGCGCTTATTATTGCGGCGCAAAAAGTGGAGCATTATGAGATCGCTTCTTACGGTGGCCTGGTTCAATTGGCGTTGACCATGGACCTGTACCGTGCTGCTGATCTGCTTGAAAAGACCTTACAGGAAGAAGACCAGACAGACAAAGAACTTACGGATATAGCCGAAAGTCATATCAATGTAAAGGCTGAACAGGAGGGGGCTTATTCCTGGGAAAAGCATAGCGAGGTGGAAGAGGATGTTTATTCTTGA
- a CDS encoding DUF4142 domain-containing protein: MRNKILCLFMTVTFFACNNAANDSVDEADSINKANRENAENRYNDSVGEGRRILTPTEETADFLVRAANATMTEIQLTQLAMDKSSLSSIRSLSKELKKDHQEMNDEIKRLARERNIALPDMVSNESEKDLTDLRQRSGNDFDKEFIKEIIDRHDESIRLYENAVSKGDAPEVRDFASKCLPALRSHRDKAKDLQDKTWK; encoded by the coding sequence ATGCGAAACAAGATTTTATGCCTATTCATGACTGTTACATTTTTTGCCTGTAACAATGCTGCCAATGACAGTGTAGATGAAGCGGATTCGATTAATAAAGCGAATCGGGAAAATGCCGAAAACAGGTACAATGATTCGGTTGGCGAAGGAAGGAGGATCTTAACTCCCACCGAAGAAACAGCTGATTTTCTGGTCAGAGCCGCCAATGCCACCATGACAGAGATACAATTAACACAATTGGCGATGGACAAATCCTCTCTGAGCAGCATCCGCTCCCTGTCAAAAGAACTTAAGAAAGACCATCAGGAAATGAATGACGAGATCAAACGACTGGCCAGGGAACGAAACATTGCCTTGCCGGATATGGTTTCCAATGAAAGTGAAAAAGACCTCACCGACCTGCGTCAACGTTCCGGAAATGATTTTGACAAGGAATTCATTAAAGAAATCATTGACAGGCATGATGAGTCCATTCGTTTATACGAAAATGCGGTTTCCAAAGGCGACGCGCCTGAGGTAAGAGATTTTGCCAGCAAGTGTTTACCTGCATTACGTTCCCACCGGGACAAGGCCAAAGACCTGCAAGACAAAACCTGGAAATAA
- a CDS encoding DUF1328 domain-containing protein: protein MLRWSLAFLLIAIVAAVFGFTTIALGAAGIAKIVFFIFIVLFLISIIRGKPVKGDI, encoded by the coding sequence ATGTTACGTTGGTCACTTGCCTTTTTGTTAATAGCCATTGTGGCTGCAGTGTTTGGGTTTACAACCATTGCACTTGGCGCCGCAGGTATCGCCAAGATCGTATTCTTCATCTTTATTGTTTTGTTTCTCATATCCATTATACGGGGGAAGCCCGTAAAAGGGGATATTTAA
- a CDS encoding YtxH domain-containing protein, producing MNKGMKFTLGVASVLLTGVLIGVLIAPEKGSELRKKLKKQGEDLLAKGKGLFQKISQDGEEILEDQAL from the coding sequence ATGAACAAGGGAATGAAATTCACTTTGGGTGTCGCTTCCGTACTCCTTACCGGGGTGCTGATTGGTGTGTTGATCGCTCCGGAAAAAGGAAGCGAGTTACGTAAAAAACTTAAAAAGCAAGGAGAAGATCTCCTGGCCAAAGGGAAGGGCCTTTTTCAAAAAATTTCCCAGGATGGTGAAGAAATTTTAGAAGACCAAGCTCTGTAA
- a CDS encoding AI-2E family transporter: MENPGMRFNELMTRLLLLMLILILVILSLFELRIFMPGILGAITLYVLSRQSFFQLVFSRKWGPGLTALMYVVGYLFVLGAPVYLGLTLAGPYIRPILENPADAVGKLGQAVDGFTQKNGLEWLGGGQVGKWLEGLFNWLPSLVNSSINLVTNLILMLFLLYFLLKDGSKMERRLLRWIPLNQESTHLLATETRRMVKANALGIPMISAIQGAAAMLGYYLFGLPQFVFWGFLTGLFAFFPVVGTMVVWVPLVIYTYTSGESGMAVGLLFYSLLVTGNIDYFARITILKMYSNIHPVITVLGVIVGLGLFGFIGLIFGPLLISYIIILTRIYRSEFVAERREDLQQE; encoded by the coding sequence ATGGAAAATCCAGGTATGCGGTTTAATGAATTAATGACGCGATTGCTTCTTTTGATGCTGATCCTGATACTGGTAATCCTGTCGCTCTTTGAACTTCGGATATTTATGCCTGGTATTCTCGGGGCTATAACCTTATATGTGTTAAGCAGACAAAGTTTTTTCCAATTGGTCTTTTCCAGAAAGTGGGGACCGGGTCTAACAGCGCTGATGTATGTGGTGGGCTACTTATTTGTGTTAGGTGCACCTGTTTATCTGGGACTAACGCTGGCAGGGCCTTATATCCGTCCCATTCTGGAGAATCCTGCCGATGCGGTAGGAAAATTGGGGCAGGCTGTGGATGGCTTTACGCAGAAGAATGGATTGGAATGGCTTGGAGGTGGACAAGTGGGTAAATGGTTGGAAGGATTGTTTAATTGGCTCCCATCGCTGGTCAACAGTTCGATCAATTTGGTCACCAACCTTATATTGATGTTGTTCCTGCTCTATTTTCTATTGAAGGATGGTAGCAAAATGGAAAGAAGGTTGTTGCGCTGGATTCCACTCAATCAGGAAAGCACTCATTTACTGGCTACCGAAACCCGACGTATGGTAAAGGCCAATGCCTTGGGAATTCCAATGATATCGGCTATTCAAGGCGCCGCGGCCATGCTGGGATATTATTTATTTGGACTTCCTCAATTTGTATTCTGGGGGTTCCTAACAGGGTTATTCGCTTTTTTTCCGGTAGTGGGTACCATGGTGGTATGGGTCCCTCTGGTAATCTACACGTATACATCCGGTGAGTCAGGAATGGCTGTAGGATTATTGTTTTATAGTTTACTGGTTACGGGTAATATTGACTACTTCGCCCGAATCACGATATTAAAGATGTATTCAAATATACATCCGGTCATTACAGTGTTAGGGGTTATTGTGGGGTTGGGTTTGTTTGGATTTATTGGTCTCATTTTCGGTCCTTTATTGATCAGTTACATCATAATATTGACACGCATATATCGAAGTGAGTTTGTGGCGGAGCGACGGGAGGACCTTCAGCAGGAATAG
- a CDS encoding GxxExxY protein, translating into MDTEEIIKIILDESIYIHKSIGPGMLENVYHSCLAYRLKKRGLFVETEKPIPLIFEEIKMECGYRADLVIERKVVIEVKSVEAVIPLHLAQTLTYLRCLNLRFGLLLNFNTVLFKNGIKRVVNGY; encoded by the coding sequence ATGGATACAGAGGAGATCATAAAAATCATACTAGACGAATCGATCTACATTCATAAGTCAATAGGCCCGGGCATGCTGGAGAATGTTTACCACTCCTGTCTTGCCTATAGATTAAAGAAAAGAGGGTTGTTTGTTGAAACAGAAAAGCCAATACCCTTGATATTTGAAGAAATAAAAATGGAATGCGGATACAGGGCCGATCTCGTAATTGAAAGAAAGGTGGTCATTGAAGTTAAGAGTGTGGAAGCAGTAATCCCTTTGCATCTGGCACAGACCCTAACTTACCTACGATGTCTTAATCTTAGATTTGGTCTTCTCCTCAACTTCAACACTGTCTTATTTAAAAACGGTATTAAAAGAGTGGTAAATGGTTATTAA
- a CDS encoding polysaccharide deacetylase family protein encodes MKRFHWPLIVLLLGNTAMQAQFNQPWQGKKCAVVITYDDAIDQHLDNALPLLDSLGLKATFYVTAFSPSVQTRMEEWRGMAAKGHELGNHTLYHPCAGGPGREWVPKEYDLSTYTLKQIVDETRMTNLFLQALDGKTERTFAYTCGDQKVEDSFFIEPLKKDFIAARGVRGEMHKIQDIDLYNTDCYMVNHHKAEQMIAWVEEAMRTNSMLVILFHGVGGGNGLDVSLPDHRQFLQYLKDHEKDIYIAPMVDVAKHIRSWQTRDKAMKATQAQTQKDYKDMTGKLGITSTRPGPSGNPSAPNAANIDESKASPYTTLPDPLKLKNGKTVNNASAWWKKRRPEIVAAFDKEIYGRVPTNTPAVRWEIKSRRDSLFGGTLAEVKELVGHVDNSSYPALTVDIQFSLVLPKHIQQPVPVMIEFGFIFPPGFRPPAPPPGTPVQKSWQEQLLEKGWGFGILVPTSYQADNGAGLTEGIIGLCNKGQFRSPDQWGSLRAWAWGASRTIDYLETDPGVDAKRVGIEGLSRYGKAAIVTMAYEPRISIGFIGSSGAGGTKILRRVYGEQVENLASSAEYHWFAGNFIRYAGPLTPNDLPVDAHQLVALCAPRPVFISSGSPNVEGRWVDAKGMFLGGVHASPVYELLGKKGLGTDQFPEEKTGLLNGDIAWRQHEGGHTTGPNWEYFIQFAGRYW; translated from the coding sequence ATGAAAAGATTTCATTGGCCCTTGATCGTATTGCTATTGGGAAATACGGCCATGCAGGCACAATTCAACCAACCCTGGCAAGGAAAGAAATGTGCCGTTGTGATCACCTATGACGATGCCATTGACCAGCACCTCGACAATGCCTTGCCGCTGCTCGACTCCCTGGGATTAAAGGCCACCTTTTATGTTACCGCCTTCTCGCCCTCCGTACAAACCCGAATGGAAGAATGGCGTGGCATGGCTGCCAAAGGACATGAACTGGGCAACCACACGCTGTATCACCCCTGTGCCGGTGGCCCGGGCAGAGAATGGGTGCCAAAGGAATATGATCTCAGCACCTATACTCTCAAACAAATAGTGGACGAGACACGCATGACCAATTTATTTCTGCAAGCTCTCGATGGAAAAACGGAAAGGACCTTTGCTTATACCTGTGGCGACCAGAAGGTGGAGGACAGTTTTTTTATAGAACCGCTTAAGAAAGATTTTATCGCGGCCCGTGGAGTAAGGGGCGAAATGCACAAGATCCAGGACATTGATCTGTATAATACCGATTGTTATATGGTCAATCACCACAAGGCCGAACAAATGATTGCCTGGGTGGAAGAGGCCATGCGTACCAATTCAATGCTGGTGATCTTGTTTCATGGCGTGGGCGGTGGAAACGGGTTGGATGTAAGCTTACCCGATCATCGACAGTTCCTGCAGTATTTAAAAGACCATGAGAAGGATATTTACATTGCGCCGATGGTGGATGTAGCCAAACATATCCGCTCCTGGCAGACCCGGGATAAGGCCATGAAGGCGACCCAGGCACAAACGCAAAAAGATTATAAGGATATGACCGGGAAACTGGGAATAACCTCTACCCGTCCTGGACCATCTGGTAATCCATCTGCACCCAATGCGGCAAATATCGACGAATCCAAAGCCTCTCCGTATACCACCCTGCCCGATCCGTTGAAATTAAAAAATGGAAAGACGGTCAATAATGCTTCTGCCTGGTGGAAGAAAAGACGTCCTGAGATCGTGGCAGCATTTGATAAAGAAATTTATGGACGTGTGCCAACAAATACACCGGCGGTGCGCTGGGAAATAAAAAGCCGACGGGATTCGCTCTTTGGCGGAACCCTGGCGGAAGTAAAGGAACTCGTAGGGCATGTAGATAATTCATCTTATCCTGCGCTTACGGTAGATATCCAGTTTTCGCTGGTATTGCCAAAGCACATTCAGCAACCAGTACCTGTGATGATCGAGTTTGGATTTATTTTCCCTCCGGGGTTCAGGCCACCGGCCCCTCCTCCGGGTACGCCTGTTCAAAAATCATGGCAGGAACAATTATTGGAAAAGGGATGGGGTTTTGGTATTCTGGTACCTACCAGTTACCAGGCTGACAATGGCGCGGGTTTGACAGAAGGGATCATTGGATTGTGTAACAAAGGCCAGTTTCGTAGTCCTGATCAATGGGGCAGTTTGCGTGCCTGGGCCTGGGGTGCGAGTCGAACGATCGATTACCTGGAAACGGATCCCGGTGTTGATGCAAAACGCGTAGGGATCGAAGGGCTTTCGCGATATGGGAAGGCCGCTATTGTTACGATGGCGTATGAACCGAGGATCAGTATTGGCTTTATTGGTTCTTCGGGTGCGGGGGGTACAAAAATTTTACGACGTGTATATGGGGAGCAGGTAGAGAACCTGGCCTCCTCGGCAGAATATCATTGGTTTGCCGGTAATTTTATTCGCTATGCCGGTCCCCTCACTCCGAATGATCTGCCGGTAGATGCCCATCAGTTGGTTGCGCTCTGTGCGCCACGCCCCGTATTCATCAGTTCAGGTTCTCCCAATGTGGAAGGCCGCTGGGTTGATGCAAAGGGTATGTTCCTCGGGGGCGTACATGCATCTCCTGTTTACGAGTTGTTGGGGAAGAAAGGGCTGGGTACGGATCAGTTTCCAGAGGAGAAAACAGGATTATTGAATGGAGATATAGCCTGGCGGCAACATGAAGGTGGTCATACCACTGGACCGAACTGGGAGTATTTCATTCAATTCGCGGGGAGATATTGGTAG
- a CDS encoding sialate O-acetylesterase: MKKIFFLSLLVVTLQPLCAQLRLPALVRDSMILQRDTKVRIWGWASPKEKVEVKVNGRTYNTRAQANGNWEVFLAPTPAGGPYTMSLKGKNRIELKDILFGDVWFCSGQSNMVHQLNIHDVTYARVIAEANDPQIRQCWIPTLADLNGPRTELPAVYWKAAVGEDIRPFSAVAYFFAKKIHDKYKIPIGIINSSVGGTPIEAWTSEEGLQDFSSLISQIQKNKDTQYVNSLIRNNAALPRPAPPVDLGLEAKPTWYDPAYVPGGWRRIHIPGFWEDQGVKDLNGVVWYRKEIEIPQSMAGKPARVFLGRIVDADELYINGKSVGRTTYQYPQRRYTVPEGVLKAGKNLFVIRVTNNGGKGGFVPDKPYCIFSGMDTVSLMGDWDYKVGVVFRPFNGPRTQPPVNAPNQPTALYNAMVAPVIPYTIKGICWYQGESNAGRPVEYEALMKALIEDWRKKWNLGTLPFFYVQLPGFMDYSYLPGESNWARLRESQLKAMKTDRTGMAVAIDLGEWNDIHPDNKKDVGERLALWALYEAYGEKELVHSGPMLEKIDVGTEKITLHFTHIGSGLITRDGEAPAEFAIAGEDKKFVWAQTRLEGNKVVIWNDEVKNPKYVRYAWADNPVNPNLINKEGLPASPFRTDPD, from the coding sequence ATGAAAAAAATATTCTTCCTGTCACTCCTGGTAGTGACCCTGCAGCCATTGTGTGCCCAACTGCGATTGCCAGCCCTTGTGCGCGACAGCATGATCCTTCAACGCGATACCAAGGTCAGGATCTGGGGATGGGCTTCACCCAAAGAAAAAGTAGAAGTAAAAGTTAATGGGCGCACTTATAACACACGTGCCCAGGCCAATGGAAATTGGGAGGTTTTTCTGGCCCCCACCCCTGCAGGTGGCCCTTATACAATGTCCCTGAAAGGAAAGAACCGGATCGAGTTAAAAGATATCCTCTTTGGTGATGTCTGGTTTTGCTCAGGACAATCCAACATGGTCCATCAATTGAACATTCATGATGTTACCTATGCCCGTGTGATCGCCGAGGCCAATGACCCGCAAATACGCCAATGCTGGATACCCACGCTGGCCGACCTGAATGGCCCGCGAACCGAATTGCCGGCCGTGTATTGGAAAGCCGCTGTAGGCGAAGATATCCGACCCTTTTCCGCCGTGGCCTATTTCTTTGCCAAAAAGATCCATGATAAATACAAAATACCCATTGGCATCATCAACTCAAGTGTAGGCGGTACGCCCATTGAGGCCTGGACCAGTGAAGAAGGTTTACAGGATTTCTCTTCTCTTATTTCCCAGATCCAAAAGAATAAAGACACGCAGTATGTCAATTCATTGATCCGGAATAATGCGGCACTTCCCCGCCCTGCTCCGCCTGTTGACCTGGGTCTTGAAGCAAAACCCACCTGGTATGACCCGGCCTATGTGCCCGGCGGATGGCGGCGTATTCACATTCCCGGTTTTTGGGAAGATCAGGGGGTGAAGGACCTGAATGGTGTTGTATGGTACCGAAAAGAAATTGAAATTCCTCAATCCATGGCAGGTAAACCTGCCCGCGTTTTCCTGGGAAGGATCGTGGATGCCGATGAATTATATATCAATGGAAAATCGGTAGGTCGCACCACGTACCAATATCCCCAAAGAAGGTACACTGTACCGGAAGGAGTATTAAAAGCAGGAAAAAACCTCTTTGTGATCCGGGTAACCAACAATGGAGGCAAAGGTGGATTTGTTCCCGATAAACCCTATTGTATATTCTCCGGAATGGATACTGTATCCCTGATGGGTGATTGGGATTATAAAGTGGGTGTTGTGTTTCGGCCATTTAACGGCCCAAGGACACAACCACCTGTTAATGCACCCAACCAACCTACTGCGTTGTACAACGCCATGGTTGCGCCCGTGATACCCTATACGATCAAAGGGATATGCTGGTACCAGGGGGAGAGCAATGCCGGAAGACCCGTGGAATATGAGGCCCTGATGAAAGCGCTGATCGAAGATTGGCGAAAAAAATGGAACCTGGGTACACTTCCCTTTTTCTATGTTCAATTGCCTGGCTTTATGGATTACAGTTATCTGCCTGGAGAAAGCAATTGGGCGCGGTTAAGAGAGTCACAATTAAAGGCCATGAAAACTGACCGCACCGGCATGGCAGTCGCCATTGATCTGGGCGAATGGAATGATATACATCCCGATAATAAAAAGGATGTGGGGGAAAGACTCGCATTATGGGCCTTGTATGAAGCCTATGGTGAAAAAGAATTGGTTCATTCCGGTCCAATGCTGGAAAAGATTGACGTAGGCACAGAAAAGATCACGCTTCATTTTACCCATATCGGATCGGGTCTGATCACCCGGGATGGAGAAGCCCCTGCTGAATTTGCCATTGCGGGTGAGGATAAAAAATTTGTTTGGGCACAGACAAGATTGGAAGGCAATAAAGTGGTGATTTGGAATGATGAAGTAAAGAACCCCAAATATGTTCGGTATGCCTGGGCGGATAATCCGGTCAATCCCAACCTGATCAATAAGGAAGGATTGCCTGCTTCACCATTCCGCACAGACCCTGATTAA